One window of the Methyloceanibacter stevinii genome contains the following:
- a CDS encoding CDP-alcohol phosphatidyltransferase family protein — MNIPNTLTFARILSVPLLIWLIIDQDFYAAFVVFLLAGLSDAADGYLAKRYGWRTELGAYLDPIADKALLVAIYVALGISGHLPVWLVIIVVSRDILIVGAVLLAWMMWRPVEVKPLIVSKINTFTQIALAGFVLAQLGLGLGVSWLVSVLIWVTGGLTVLSALVYFFGWLRHMMSYEPEQPEPIHRPQGHARPQGVQAARAKGGNGASRPEVRTP; from the coding sequence GTGAATATCCCCAATACGCTGACATTTGCGCGGATCTTGTCCGTCCCGCTTCTGATCTGGCTGATCATCGACCAAGACTTCTACGCGGCGTTTGTGGTGTTCCTGCTGGCGGGACTTTCGGACGCGGCCGACGGCTATCTCGCCAAGCGCTATGGCTGGCGCACGGAGCTCGGCGCCTATCTCGATCCGATCGCCGACAAAGCGCTGCTCGTCGCGATCTATGTGGCGCTGGGGATTTCGGGGCACCTGCCGGTCTGGCTGGTGATCATCGTGGTCAGCCGCGACATTCTCATCGTCGGCGCGGTCCTGCTGGCATGGATGATGTGGCGCCCCGTCGAGGTCAAGCCGCTCATCGTCAGCAAGATCAACACATTCACGCAGATCGCCCTGGCAGGGTTTGTCCTGGCCCAATTAGGGCTCGGCCTCGGCGTGAGCTGGCTCGTGAGCGTGCTCATCTGGGTCACGGGCGGGCTCACGGTCCTGTCGGCCCTTGTCTATTTCTTCGGATGGCTGCGGCACATGATGAGCTACGAGCCTGAGCAGCCCGAGCCAATCCACCGGCCGCAAGGGCACGCGCGGCCGCAGGGCGTTCAGGCGGCACGCGCGAAGGGCGGCAACGGTGCATCCCGGCCCGAGGTCCGGACGCCGTGA